One genomic window of Leptospira perdikensis includes the following:
- the secD gene encoding protein translocase subunit SecD: MQSYRLLILPFLILAVSFTILYPNFADRTLKIVVREDVYALPEADQKTLVNALFERWAKDYGKGSGWTIEPQGILPPKENPYYTVKGRFITSAKINQISQENQSFVSESKNKLEPTWIEETIRGGKSLSIKLGLDLQGGMRVVLKGDFDDYTSKLKDLYAKELNELKLTLNNPASKVEDKEKAKSRLAEIESSFDLSPMRKIVELEKAKMIIDNRLTTQNLTEPQVRIQKEQDAIEVSLPGVSNSAAILEILQNTETVEYRLEEPTPFVFKGQIADSERRMMDLGKRENTDIYLFQELVKNKAGKKAQDEFLENLEKKYNIPPDFKIYAMWARGNSAKSNLLPRSFVVLERKIALSGNDMTNAQPSYNSNSYGWMVSFTLTPNGAEKFFDLTSENRGRNLAIVWGDKVISNPVINDPIAGGRAEISGSFSEQEAIRLANVISEGALPIPLSVLEMRFIGPTLGIESIEVGLKAVAIGFFLVMAYMIFYYRLGGFIADLSLLVNIIILAALLTLMDFTLTLPGIAGIILTAGMAVDANVIIYERIREEIEEGRALSIAVTRGFENAFWTIMDANVTTLIAGILMIRLGNGPIKGFAITLCWGIVTTLFTSLFLSRLFMELAVNRIGIHHLNLRPFFFGKKETTHA; this comes from the coding sequence TTGCAATCGTATCGACTATTGATTCTTCCTTTTTTGATTCTGGCGGTTTCTTTTACAATCTTGTATCCGAACTTTGCCGATCGCACGTTAAAGATCGTTGTTAGAGAGGATGTGTATGCACTTCCTGAAGCAGATCAAAAAACATTAGTGAATGCACTTTTTGAACGTTGGGCGAAAGATTATGGTAAAGGTTCAGGTTGGACCATTGAACCACAAGGAATTCTTCCTCCAAAAGAAAATCCATATTACACAGTGAAAGGAAGGTTTATCACTTCCGCAAAGATCAACCAAATCTCGCAAGAGAATCAGTCTTTTGTAAGTGAATCTAAAAACAAATTAGAACCTACTTGGATTGAAGAAACGATTCGCGGTGGTAAATCTCTATCGATTAAATTGGGTCTCGACTTACAGGGTGGTATGCGAGTGGTTCTCAAAGGAGACTTTGATGATTATACTTCCAAACTCAAAGACCTTTACGCAAAAGAACTTAACGAATTAAAACTAACTTTAAACAACCCGGCATCCAAGGTTGAGGATAAAGAAAAAGCAAAATCTAGACTCGCTGAAATTGAATCTAGTTTTGATCTTTCTCCCATGCGTAAAATTGTAGAATTAGAAAAAGCAAAGATGATTATCGATAATCGTCTAACCACTCAAAACTTAACAGAACCACAAGTTCGTATCCAGAAAGAACAGGATGCGATTGAAGTATCTCTTCCTGGTGTTTCTAATTCTGCGGCCATCTTAGAAATTTTACAGAACACGGAAACTGTGGAGTATCGTTTAGAAGAACCAACTCCATTTGTATTTAAGGGCCAAATTGCTGACAGCGAACGTCGTATGATGGATTTGGGTAAAAGAGAAAACACTGATATTTATCTCTTTCAAGAGCTTGTGAAAAACAAAGCAGGGAAAAAAGCCCAAGATGAGTTTTTAGAAAACCTAGAGAAAAAGTATAATATCCCACCAGACTTTAAAATCTATGCGATGTGGGCTCGTGGAAATTCTGCAAAATCAAACTTACTCCCTCGTAGTTTTGTAGTTTTGGAACGTAAAATCGCCCTTTCCGGGAATGATATGACCAACGCACAACCATCCTACAATTCCAATTCGTATGGATGGATGGTGAGTTTTACACTCACACCAAATGGTGCTGAGAAATTTTTTGATCTTACTTCAGAGAACCGTGGACGAAACCTAGCAATTGTTTGGGGGGATAAGGTAATCTCCAATCCAGTGATCAACGACCCAATTGCAGGAGGCCGTGCTGAAATTTCTGGAAGTTTTTCTGAACAGGAAGCCATTCGATTGGCTAACGTGATCTCTGAAGGAGCACTTCCTATTCCACTTTCTGTTTTAGAAATGCGATTCATTGGGCCGACTCTTGGGATTGAATCAATTGAAGTGGGTTTGAAAGCGGTTGCCATTGGATTTTTCCTCGTAATGGCTTATATGATTTTCTATTACCGTTTGGGTGGATTCATTGCTGACCTTTCACTTCTTGTGAACATCATCATATTAGCGGCACTTCTTACTTTAATGGATTTTACTCTCACTTTACCGGGGATTGCGGGGATCATATTGACTGCCGGTATGGCAGTGGATGCAAACGTAATTATCTATGAACGGATTCGAGAAGAAATCGAAGAGGGTAGGGCACTTTCCATTGCAGTCACTCGTGGTTTTGAAAATGCGTTCTGGACCATTATGGATGCAAACGTCACCACACTCATTGCAGGGATTCTCATGATTCGTCTTGGAAATGGACCGATCAAAGGTTTTGCGATCACACTCTGTTGGGGTATTGTCACGACTCTTTTTACTTCCCTTTTCCTCTCTCGATTGTTTATGGAATTGGCTGTGAATCGAATCGGCATCCATCACTTGAATTTAAGACCTTTCTTCTTTGGGAAAAAGGAGACTACTCATGCATAA